One genomic region from Pseudoduganella lutea encodes:
- the fliL gene encoding flagellar basal body-associated protein FliL → MKADPKAEAAPAGGGSKKLVIILIAVLVLVLGGGGAAAFFLMKGGDAAEAEHEEETAKPKKKKKKKQDEGPPVYVPVEPFTVNLNPEEGEQYLQLAFTLQVPDAEQSDAIKNNMPKVRSRILLLLSSKKASEINTPEGKTALAEEIMKQVNEPFQDHGDEQEVSEVLFTSFIIQ, encoded by the coding sequence ATGAAAGCTGACCCGAAGGCAGAAGCGGCGCCCGCCGGTGGCGGCAGCAAGAAACTGGTCATCATTCTCATCGCCGTGCTGGTGCTCGTGCTGGGCGGCGGCGGCGCGGCCGCATTCTTCCTCATGAAGGGGGGCGATGCCGCCGAAGCGGAGCACGAGGAAGAAACCGCCAAGCCCAAGAAGAAGAAAAAGAAAAAGCAGGACGAAGGCCCGCCGGTCTACGTGCCGGTCGAACCGTTTACGGTGAACCTGAACCCCGAGGAAGGCGAGCAGTACCTGCAACTGGCCTTCACGCTGCAGGTGCCCGATGCCGAGCAGTCGGACGCCATCAAGAACAATATGCCGAAGGTGCGCAGCCGCATCCTGCTGCTGCTGTCGTCGAAGAAGGCGTCGGAAATCAATACGCCGGAAGGCAAGACCGCTCTCGCGGAAGAGATCATGAAGCAGGTGAACGAACCGTTCCAGGATCACGGCGACGAGCAGGAAGTGTCGGAAGTATTGTTTACCTCGTTTATTATCCAATAG
- a CDS encoding flagellar hook-length control protein FliK: protein MQTQSIQSQQPNKPQPSKSASLPSNDFQNALALEIDRQPVCAAPEQQPSPAQAHARQSRTTQAAKPVQQAQGASQAERAEASANAAASDGKPVSAEAAPAGDAKAAADDATDTAATDTVPAADPAAGMLAMLAAYGQLATKVEAKAELPETPLDTDAAALAALQTDKASKATLADLAADARAGKAQAGGTSALQDAGEDRLLKTGGGLSTDAKTEAFDAQLAANLADAAPVAQPVPPAAQAMAASVQAANAVAANQLQARVGSNAWEQQLGQKVVWMVAGGDQSASLTLNPPDLGPLQVVLSVSNDSATATFTAHQPETRQAIENALPKLREMMSEAGITLGDASVSAGSQEQQQAFAEQARGSRGGGRYGDGGDADAAEEAQPVIRRTVLGAVDTFA from the coding sequence ATGCAGACCCAATCCATTCAAAGCCAGCAGCCCAACAAGCCCCAGCCATCGAAAAGCGCGTCGCTGCCCAGCAATGATTTCCAGAACGCGCTGGCGCTCGAGATCGACCGCCAGCCCGTGTGCGCCGCGCCGGAGCAACAGCCTTCGCCCGCGCAGGCGCATGCGCGGCAATCCAGGACTACCCAGGCGGCAAAACCGGTCCAGCAGGCACAGGGCGCGAGCCAGGCCGAGCGTGCCGAAGCGTCCGCCAACGCGGCCGCCAGCGATGGCAAGCCCGTGTCCGCCGAGGCAGCGCCAGCCGGGGATGCCAAGGCGGCCGCGGACGACGCCACGGACACAGCCGCGACCGACACGGTGCCCGCTGCGGACCCGGCGGCCGGCATGCTGGCGATGCTGGCCGCCTATGGCCAGCTGGCGACCAAGGTGGAAGCCAAGGCCGAATTGCCGGAAACCCCGCTGGATACGGATGCCGCCGCGCTGGCGGCACTGCAAACGGACAAGGCCAGCAAGGCAACACTGGCCGACCTTGCCGCGGACGCACGGGCCGGCAAGGCCCAGGCAGGCGGCACGTCCGCCCTGCAGGATGCCGGGGAAGACCGGCTCCTCAAGACCGGCGGTGGCCTTTCCACCGACGCGAAAACCGAAGCGTTCGATGCGCAACTGGCTGCGAACCTGGCGGATGCCGCGCCGGTTGCCCAGCCGGTGCCGCCTGCCGCGCAAGCCATGGCGGCCTCCGTGCAGGCCGCCAATGCGGTGGCCGCGAACCAGTTGCAGGCACGCGTGGGTTCGAATGCCTGGGAGCAGCAGCTGGGCCAGAAAGTGGTGTGGATGGTGGCCGGCGGCGACCAGAGCGCCTCGCTGACGCTCAATCCGCCGGATCTCGGCCCGCTGCAGGTGGTGCTGAGCGTATCGAACGATTCGGCGACCGCCACCTTCACGGCGCACCAGCCGGAAACCCGGCAGGCAATCGAAAACGCGTTGCCGAAGTTGCGCGAGATGATGAGCGAGGCCGGCATTACGCTGGGCGACGCCAGCGTGTCCGCGGGTTCGCAGGAACAGCAGCAGGCATTTGCCGAACAGGCCCGCGGCAGCCGGGGCGGCGGCCGTTATGGCGACGGCGGCGATGCGGATGCCGCCGAGGAAGCCCAGCCGGTCATTCGCCGCACGGTGCTGGGCGCCGTCGACACCTTCGCCTGA
- the fliJ gene encoding flagellar export protein FliJ: MASTSQLETLIDMARTETDEAAKRLGAALKAVTDAEDKLNMLVGYRDEYSRKFLANQQAGITPMAYRNFQAFMEKLDTAIHGQEEVLRQTRKRGELEKATWQAAERKRVSYSTLRDREEAKQQKVEAKRDQKAMDEHASRQAFFRR, from the coding sequence ATGGCCTCGACATCCCAACTAGAAACCCTGATCGACATGGCCCGCACGGAGACGGACGAGGCGGCCAAGCGCCTGGGCGCCGCCCTGAAGGCCGTCACCGACGCGGAAGACAAGCTGAACATGCTGGTCGGCTATCGGGACGAGTACAGCCGCAAGTTCCTGGCGAACCAGCAGGCGGGCATTACGCCGATGGCTTACCGTAACTTCCAGGCTTTCATGGAAAAGCTCGACACCGCCATCCACGGCCAGGAAGAAGTGCTGCGCCAGACCAGGAAGCGCGGCGAGCTGGAAAAGGCCACGTGGCAGGCGGCCGAACGCAAGCGCGTGTCGTATTCCACGCTGCGCGACCGTGAAGAAGCCAAGCAGCAAAAGGTTGAAGCCAAGCGCGACCAGAAGGCCATGGATGAGCACGCTTCGCGCCAGGCATTCTTCCGGCGTTGA
- the fliI gene encoding flagellar protein export ATPase FliI, with protein sequence MDTQVQGPEEHANRWRSYLNDCGTLLDFVEPMVVSGRVTRVAGLVMEAVGLRLAVGAACTVPLPAGGKVEAEVVGFEGDRLFLMPQSDVEGIVPGTRVFPIEPTIPKPGSVTHRRRRTSDRARQLPAGPELLGRVVDAAGRPLDGLGPINCTESAPINVRPANPLGRAPIVETLNVGVRCINGMLTVGRGQRMGLFAGSGVGKSVLLGMMARYTEADVIVVGLIGERGREVKEFIEHILGEEGLARSVVVAAPADTPPLMRMQGAAYSTAIAEHFRDKGKDVLLIMDSLTRYAMAQREIALAIGEPPATKGYPPSVFAKLPVLVERAGNGELGGGSITAFYTVLTEGDDQQDPIADSARAILDGHIVLNRRLAEAGHYPAIDIEQSISRAMHSITSHDHQTKARRLKQLFSIYERSRDLIAVGAYTPGTDPKIDEAIKLHDRIEHFLQQKITERVDMSESLEQLATLFD encoded by the coding sequence ATGGATACCCAGGTCCAGGGCCCGGAGGAGCACGCCAACCGCTGGCGTTCCTACCTGAACGATTGCGGCACGCTGCTCGATTTCGTGGAACCGATGGTCGTGTCCGGCCGGGTCACGCGCGTGGCCGGCCTGGTGATGGAAGCCGTGGGCCTGCGCCTCGCCGTGGGCGCCGCCTGCACGGTGCCGCTGCCGGCGGGCGGCAAGGTGGAGGCCGAGGTGGTGGGCTTCGAAGGCGACCGGCTGTTCCTGATGCCGCAAAGCGACGTGGAAGGCATTGTGCCGGGTACCCGCGTGTTCCCGATCGAGCCGACGATCCCCAAGCCGGGCAGCGTCACGCACCGCCGCCGCCGCACCAGCGACCGGGCGCGGCAGTTGCCGGCGGGCCCGGAACTGCTGGGCCGCGTGGTCGATGCCGCCGGCCGGCCACTCGATGGGCTGGGTCCGATCAACTGCACCGAGTCGGCGCCCATCAACGTGCGCCCCGCCAACCCGCTGGGCCGCGCGCCCATCGTTGAAACGCTGAACGTGGGGGTGCGCTGTATTAACGGCATGCTGACCGTGGGCCGCGGCCAGCGCATGGGCCTGTTTGCCGGTTCCGGTGTCGGCAAGTCGGTGCTGCTCGGCATGATGGCGCGCTACACGGAGGCCGATGTCATCGTCGTCGGGCTGATCGGCGAACGGGGCCGCGAGGTCAAGGAATTCATCGAACACATCCTGGGCGAGGAAGGCCTGGCGCGCTCCGTCGTCGTGGCGGCGCCGGCCGATACGCCGCCGCTGATGCGCATGCAGGGGGCCGCCTATTCCACCGCCATTGCCGAGCATTTCCGCGACAAGGGCAAGGACGTGCTGCTGATCATGGATTCGCTGACGCGCTATGCGATGGCCCAGCGCGAGATCGCGCTGGCGATCGGCGAACCGCCGGCCACCAAGGGCTATCCGCCTTCCGTGTTCGCCAAGCTGCCGGTGCTCGTGGAGCGGGCCGGCAACGGCGAACTGGGCGGCGGCTCGATCACCGCGTTCTACACGGTGCTGACGGAAGGCGACGACCAGCAGGATCCGATCGCCGACTCGGCGCGTGCGATCCTGGATGGCCACATCGTGCTGAACCGGCGCCTTGCCGAAGCGGGCCATTATCCCGCCATCGACATCGAGCAATCCATCAGCCGGGCGATGCACTCGATCACGTCGCACGATCACCAGACCAAGGCACGCCGCCTGAAGCAGCTGTTTTCCATCTACGAGCGCAGCCGCGACCTGATCGCCGTGGGCGCCTACACGCCAGGCACGGACCCGAAGATCGACGAAGCCATCAAGCTGCACGACCGCATCGAGCATTTCCTGCAACAAAAGATCACGGAACGCGTGGACATGTCCGAGAGCTTGGAGCAATTGGCCACGCTGTTCGACTGA
- a CDS encoding flagellar assembly protein FliH has protein sequence MATFPKDAQPAFQRWELKSFGDLRPSTVAAREKEEAETRTRAEQANSQAAQQQAAEARARQAEYERELNAPPPPMMPAGPSEEELAAIREEARQQGYEDGYAQGHRAGEDEAIREGEEALKAALAPLADLANNFSEALRGADQLIANDVLDLALHLARNMLKQALPVKPEFIVPIVQDAIAYLPTMQKPAVLFLHPDDAAIIRGAMGEELDKGGWIVSDDMSIERGGCRIDTPSNQIDAQVQARWTRLAHAVGKNLDWLEGE, from the coding sequence TTGGCTACTTTTCCGAAAGATGCACAACCCGCATTCCAGCGCTGGGAATTGAAGTCGTTCGGCGATCTGCGCCCCAGCACGGTGGCGGCGCGCGAGAAGGAAGAAGCGGAGACCCGTACCCGCGCCGAGCAGGCAAATTCGCAGGCGGCACAGCAGCAGGCCGCCGAGGCGCGCGCGCGCCAGGCCGAGTATGAACGCGAACTGAACGCCCCGCCCCCGCCCATGATGCCGGCCGGCCCGAGCGAGGAAGAACTGGCGGCGATCCGCGAAGAGGCGCGCCAGCAGGGCTACGAGGATGGCTATGCGCAGGGCCACCGGGCCGGCGAGGACGAGGCGATCCGCGAAGGCGAGGAAGCGTTGAAGGCGGCGCTCGCCCCGCTGGCCGATCTCGCCAACAATTTCTCGGAAGCGCTGCGCGGCGCCGACCAGCTGATCGCCAACGACGTGCTCGATCTGGCGCTGCACCTCGCGCGCAATATGCTCAAGCAGGCGCTGCCGGTAAAACCCGAGTTCATCGTGCCGATCGTGCAAGATGCGATCGCCTACCTGCCCACGATGCAGAAACCCGCCGTGCTGTTCCTCCATCCGGACGACGCGGCGATCATCCGCGGCGCGATGGGCGAGGAACTGGACAAGGGCGGCTGGATCGTCAGCGATGACATGTCGATTGAACGGGGCGGCTGCCGGATCGATACGCCGAGCAACCAGATCGATGCACAGGTGCAGGCGCGCTGGACGCGGCTGGCGCACGCCGTCGGCAAGAACCTCGACTGGCTGGAGGGCGAGTAA
- the fliG gene encoding flagellar motor switch protein FliG, with protein sequence MTENTGLQKAAILMLAMGEAEAAEVMKFLGPREVLKLGAAMATMKNVPHEQVVDVLDGFRDEVAAASTVGLDSDEYIRQVLTKALGDDKASVLLSRILGGKDASGIESLKWMDSQSVAELIRNEHPQIIATILVHLERDQACEILGHFTDRLRNDAVLRIATLDGVQPAALRELNDVLTKLLSGNENIKKSTLGGVRTAAEILNFMSGEQENSVMENIKNYDNDMAQKIMDEMFVFDNLIDIDDRGIQLLLREVQSEMLIIALKGASQELREKIFKNMSARASEMMREDLESKGPVRLSEVETQQKGILQIVRRLADEGQIVLGGKGEDSFV encoded by the coding sequence ATGACTGAAAATACCGGGCTGCAAAAGGCAGCGATCCTGATGCTGGCGATGGGTGAAGCCGAAGCCGCGGAAGTGATGAAGTTCCTGGGGCCGCGCGAAGTGCTGAAGCTGGGCGCGGCGATGGCGACGATGAAGAACGTGCCGCACGAGCAGGTGGTCGACGTGCTGGACGGCTTTCGCGACGAGGTGGCCGCCGCCTCCACGGTGGGCCTCGATTCCGACGAGTACATCCGCCAGGTGCTCACCAAGGCGCTGGGCGACGACAAGGCGTCCGTACTGCTGTCGCGCATCCTGGGTGGCAAGGATGCTTCGGGCATCGAAAGCCTGAAGTGGATGGATTCGCAATCCGTTGCCGAACTGATCAGGAACGAGCACCCGCAGATCATCGCCACCATCCTCGTGCACCTGGAGCGCGACCAGGCTTGCGAAATTCTGGGACACTTTACAGACCGCTTGCGCAATGACGCGGTGCTGCGGATCGCCACGCTGGACGGCGTACAGCCGGCCGCCCTGCGCGAGCTGAACGACGTGCTGACCAAGCTGCTCTCGGGCAACGAGAACATCAAGAAGTCCACCCTGGGCGGCGTGCGCACCGCGGCCGAGATCCTGAACTTCATGAGCGGCGAGCAGGAAAACTCCGTCATGGAGAACATCAAGAACTACGACAACGACATGGCGCAGAAGATCATGGACGAAATGTTCGTGTTCGACAACCTGATCGACATCGACGACCGCGGCATCCAGCTGCTGCTGCGCGAAGTGCAGTCGGAAATGCTGATCATCGCGCTGAAGGGCGCCTCGCAGGAATTGCGCGAGAAGATCTTCAAGAACATGTCGGCGCGCGCCAGCGAGATGATGCGCGAAGACCTGGAATCGAAGGGGCCGGTGCGGTTGTCGGAAGTGGAAACGCAGCAAAAGGGCATCCTGCAGATCGTGCGGCGACTGGCCGACGAAGGGCAGATCGTCCTGGGTGGCAAGGGCGAGGATTCGTTCGTTTAA